The following are from one region of the Spartinivicinus poritis genome:
- a CDS encoding PHP domain-containing protein, with protein MKIDLHCHSTASDGVLSPLALVQRAIEQKVEVLSLTDHDTVAGYQHLQGQAALSQLYLIPGIELSAVWSGVTIHVVGLGFSLDDPLLAGYLDQQQQARQQRAEKIAAKLAKRGFANTLEGALAVAQGQSDLPAADVQIGRPHFAKYLVSEGYVPDMATAFNRYLGAGKVGDVKSQWPSLAQVVDWITSMKGVAILAHPLKYKMTNTKLRALIKAFKAAGGEGIEVALAGQPQDATHFLAELSCQFELLASVASDFHGPFNRWIELGGAPPLPKQCKPLWENWMLEKMRFC; from the coding sequence TTGAAAATAGATTTACATTGTCACTCTACCGCATCAGATGGCGTTCTATCCCCTTTAGCGCTAGTGCAAAGAGCAATTGAACAAAAAGTAGAGGTGCTGTCATTAACTGATCACGATACTGTGGCAGGTTATCAGCACTTGCAAGGGCAGGCAGCGCTCTCACAGCTTTATTTAATACCAGGCATTGAGCTATCGGCCGTTTGGTCGGGGGTGACCATTCATGTGGTTGGGTTGGGCTTTTCGCTGGATGATCCATTATTGGCTGGCTATTTGGACCAGCAGCAGCAGGCCAGACAACAGCGTGCAGAGAAAATCGCGGCTAAGCTGGCTAAACGAGGCTTTGCAAATACACTGGAAGGTGCGCTTGCTGTTGCTCAAGGTCAATCTGACTTGCCGGCAGCTGATGTCCAAATTGGCCGACCTCATTTTGCTAAGTACTTGGTGAGTGAAGGCTATGTGCCTGATATGGCGACAGCATTTAATCGTTATTTAGGGGCAGGAAAAGTAGGGGATGTCAAAAGCCAGTGGCCTTCATTGGCTCAAGTGGTTGATTGGATTACCTCTATGAAAGGAGTGGCAATACTGGCTCATCCTCTCAAGTATAAAATGACCAATACCAAACTGAGGGCCTTGATTAAGGCATTCAAAGCGGCGGGTGGAGAAGGAATTGAAGTGGCCCTAGCTGGGCAGCCTCAAGATGCAACCCACTTTTTAGCAGAACTATCCTGTCAGTTTGAATTGCTGGCTTCAGTTGCCAGTGACTTTCATGGCCCATTTAATCGTTGGATTGAACTCGGTGGTGCGCCCCCATTACCTAAGCAATGTAAACCACTGTGGGAAAATTGGATGCTGGAAA
- a CDS encoding septation protein A, which translates to MKFFFDLLPVIAFFGVYKYTGDILIATATIIVTTIFQMAYTWLKHKKIEKIHVISMVLVVFLGGLTLLFEDKAFIQWKPTILYWVLAAALLISHFVTHKNLTQRALEGMLKTSNIMMTDVPAKMWEKLNWFTCGFLFFIGILNLYIAYQFSEDTWVNFKLFGLTALTMVYMVGIVMSLSRYMSEPEKNSQSISQQTKD; encoded by the coding sequence ATGAAATTTTTCTTTGACCTGTTACCCGTCATTGCCTTCTTCGGTGTTTATAAGTATACCGGCGATATCCTGATTGCCACAGCTACAATTATTGTAACCACAATTTTTCAAATGGCTTATACCTGGCTGAAGCATAAAAAGATTGAGAAAATCCATGTTATTTCAATGGTGTTAGTGGTCTTTTTAGGCGGTCTGACATTACTGTTTGAAGATAAAGCCTTTATTCAATGGAAACCAACGATCCTTTATTGGGTTCTTGCTGCGGCACTCCTCATTAGCCATTTTGTTACCCATAAAAACCTTACCCAGCGAGCCCTGGAAGGGATGCTCAAAACCTCCAACATTATGATGACGGATGTGCCGGCAAAAATGTGGGAAAAGCTAAACTGGTTTACCTGTGGCTTCCTGTTTTTTATTGGCATCCTGAATCTTTATATTGCCTATCAATTTTCTGAAGACACTTGGGTTAACTTTAAACTATTTGGCTTAACCGCTTTAACCATGGTTTATATGGTTGGAATCGTCATGTCTCTTTCCCGCTATATGAGTGAACCTGAGAAAAACAGCCAGTCAATCAGCCAACAAACAAAAGATTAG
- a CDS encoding YciI family protein — translation MLFAITCQDVPDSLAKRQSARPDHLARLDTLQQQGRLVLAGPFPAIDNNDPGPAGFTGSLIVAEFASLADAETWASEDPYLAAGVYEHVTVKPFKQVFPN, via the coding sequence ATGCTGTTTGCGATTACCTGTCAGGATGTACCTGACAGCTTAGCCAAGCGCCAGTCTGCGCGCCCAGACCATTTGGCTCGTTTAGACACTCTACAGCAACAAGGCCGCCTGGTGCTGGCAGGCCCTTTCCCTGCTATTGATAATAACGACCCAGGCCCTGCAGGCTTCACTGGTAGTTTAATTGTGGCTGAGTTTGCCTCTCTGGCAGATGCTGAAACTTGGGCCAGTGAAGACCCTTATCTTGCTGCAGGGGTCTATGAGCATGTGACCGTTAAGCCCTTTAAACAAGTATTTCCCAACTAA
- a CDS encoding SelT/SelW/SelH family protein translates to MGKPRITIEYCTQCQWLLRSAWLAQELLNTFGTDLGEVALIPGTGGIFKIQVAGQLVWERVKDGGFPEAKALKRRVRDIIAPDQDLGHIDR, encoded by the coding sequence ATGGGTAAACCAAGAATCACCATTGAATATTGTACTCAATGCCAATGGTTGTTGCGTTCGGCCTGGTTAGCCCAGGAGTTGTTAAATACGTTTGGCACTGACCTGGGGGAGGTGGCATTAATACCTGGTACTGGAGGCATATTTAAAATTCAGGTGGCTGGCCAATTGGTTTGGGAGCGAGTGAAAGACGGTGGGTTTCCTGAGGCAAAAGCGCTAAAGCGAAGAGTCAGGGACATTATTGCCCCTGATCAGGATCTAGGTCATATCGACCGGTAG
- a CDS encoding O-methyltransferase: MMKDFLVHPAIDQYCFDQTTPEPPLLQELIDTTNEQMGYPVKLSGRIIGRLLKLITQLSQTKTVLEIGMFTGYSALSIAEALPEDGRVICCETNPRAIEFAQSFFDRSPHGHKIEVRFGKALDTINTLQDKQFDMVFVDADKKNYFNYLKATVPLVRSGGLFVIDNALWQGNVLNPNDERDQAIVELNQHIATNPQLENVFLSVRDGVNLVRKK; encoded by the coding sequence ATGATGAAAGACTTCCTAGTACACCCAGCCATTGATCAGTATTGCTTTGACCAAACAACTCCGGAACCCCCTTTATTACAAGAACTCATTGATACAACTAATGAGCAGATGGGCTACCCGGTGAAATTATCTGGTCGGATTATTGGTCGCCTGCTCAAACTTATCACTCAATTAAGCCAAACTAAAACTGTGCTAGAAATTGGTATGTTTACTGGCTATTCAGCCCTGTCGATTGCCGAAGCCTTACCAGAAGACGGCAGAGTTATTTGCTGTGAAACGAACCCAAGAGCCATTGAGTTTGCTCAATCATTTTTTGATCGCAGCCCCCATGGCCATAAAATAGAAGTTCGCTTTGGCAAAGCCCTGGATACCATTAATACTCTACAAGATAAGCAGTTTGATATGGTATTTGTGGATGCAGACAAAAAGAACTACTTTAACTACCTGAAAGCCACTGTCCCCCTAGTGCGTTCAGGCGGGCTATTTGTCATTGATAATGCCCTTTGGCAAGGCAATGTGCTTAACCCAAATGATGAGCGAGACCAGGCTATTGTTGAGCTTAACCAGCATATTGCCACCAACCCGCAACTGGAAAATGTGTTTCTCAGCGTACGAGATGGGGTTAATTTAGTACGAAAAAAATAA
- a CDS encoding ion channel: MINFPRYSFASLFICLIFVGIVYPFIPKLVTQNILLKASFSILLVSSVYIFSHNKKALVICLLLAIPTAISSWLAIIRDVPEIVLILDNATNVVFFLYVIFELIKIIFSASVVTRNIIYGAMSIYLLLGIMWAFVYALLDLLIIDAFGGSSYQSAHDLSQFIYFSYVTLTTLGYGDMMPLAGPVQSIAAMEAITGQFFLTILVARLVGMHISQTTNGNG, encoded by the coding sequence ATGATTAATTTTCCTCGTTATAGTTTTGCCAGTTTATTTATCTGTCTGATTTTTGTTGGTATTGTGTACCCTTTTATACCTAAGCTGGTAACGCAAAACATTTTGTTGAAAGCCAGCTTTAGTATCCTATTGGTCTCTTCGGTTTATATTTTCAGTCATAACAAGAAAGCACTGGTTATATGCTTACTATTAGCGATTCCTACGGCTATCTCTTCATGGCTAGCCATTATTAGAGATGTGCCTGAAATTGTACTCATTTTAGATAATGCGACCAATGTGGTGTTTTTTCTTTATGTGATCTTTGAGTTGATCAAAATTATTTTCAGTGCCTCTGTTGTAACACGTAATATTATCTATGGCGCAATGAGTATTTACTTATTGCTGGGTATTATGTGGGCATTTGTTTATGCGCTACTTGACTTATTAATAATTGATGCCTTTGGTGGGAGTAGTTACCAGAGCGCTCACGACTTAAGCCAGTTTATTTATTTTAGCTATGTAACCCTCACCACTTTAGGGTATGGTGATATGATGCCACTGGCTGGGCCAGTGCAATCCATAGCGGCAATGGAAGCAATTACTGGCCAGTTTTTCCTGACGATTTTAGTGGCAAGACTGGTAGGCATGCACATCAGTCAAACGACGAATGGCAACGGCTGA
- a CDS encoding DUF2804 domain-containing protein: MTAQLLIQSNGEPLFGIFDHPISKINVSDFQLLTPFGKPANRWQQWFGFNQFQYFGVISDELILGCAIADTKLVGAAFCYLYRPQTGEMLAYSLKSPFAHACQFAVSPDTGNTTFVQGKQRIDMINQPQPKSRYLEVSLPKHGLKINCHFSERDSFAPMRICTKTGVNGWVYAQKAAGIPVEGTIECQWGTFDLAALGACAHHDYSSGYMRRETFWNWGCLSGRTNNGQLIGLNVSCGVNETGFTENCFWLNGQLHKVDTVAFNYQKQDLFQPWRLQSYDGKVDLTFTPLGKHAECLNLWLMASNFHQLFGHFNGHLETVGGEKVAINNMLGFVEDHYAKW; encoded by the coding sequence ATGACAGCACAACTGCTTATCCAGTCTAATGGTGAACCCTTATTTGGCATTTTTGATCACCCCATTAGCAAAATCAATGTCAGTGACTTTCAGCTCTTAACCCCTTTTGGCAAACCGGCCAATCGTTGGCAGCAATGGTTTGGTTTTAATCAATTTCAGTATTTTGGGGTTATTTCCGATGAGTTAATTCTAGGCTGTGCTATTGCTGATACTAAACTGGTGGGTGCTGCTTTTTGCTATTTGTATCGACCTCAAACGGGCGAAATGCTGGCTTACTCATTAAAGTCACCTTTTGCCCATGCTTGCCAGTTTGCTGTTAGTCCTGATACAGGCAATACAACCTTTGTGCAAGGTAAGCAGCGGATTGATATGATTAATCAGCCTCAGCCTAAAAGTCGGTATTTAGAGGTATCTCTGCCTAAACATGGGTTAAAAATTAATTGCCACTTTAGTGAGCGCGACAGTTTTGCTCCTATGCGGATCTGTACTAAAACGGGTGTGAATGGTTGGGTCTATGCCCAAAAAGCGGCTGGAATACCAGTGGAAGGCACAATTGAATGTCAGTGGGGCACATTTGATTTGGCTGCACTCGGTGCTTGTGCTCATCATGATTATTCCAGTGGTTACATGCGTCGCGAAACGTTTTGGAATTGGGGGTGTTTATCAGGCCGTACGAACAATGGTCAGCTAATTGGGCTTAATGTGTCTTGCGGTGTCAATGAAACTGGTTTTACAGAAAACTGTTTTTGGCTGAATGGCCAGTTACATAAAGTAGATACAGTTGCCTTTAACTATCAAAAACAGGATTTATTTCAGCCCTGGCGCCTTCAATCTTATGATGGCAAAGTTGATTTGACGTTTACACCCCTGGGCAAGCATGCAGAGTGTCTTAACTTATGGTTGATGGCTTCTAATTTTCATCAACTCTTTGGGCATTTTAATGGTCATTTGGAAACAGTGGGAGGTGAAAAAGTAGCCATTAATAATATGCTGGGGTTTGTAGAAGATCACTATGCAAAGTGGTAA
- a CDS encoding YbaN family protein, with amino-acid sequence MWRWVYIVVGHLAVGLGVVGIFLPLLPTTPFLLLAAGCYAKGSDKFHQWLINHPQLGNYICYYLSGEGMPAKAKTYTLLLLWPCMLFSCWLVSSWLLKGVLLTIACCVSYYIVVKVPTLKAKPFSAVSSQQAD; translated from the coding sequence ATGTGGCGCTGGGTTTATATTGTGGTTGGACATTTAGCTGTAGGGCTTGGTGTTGTCGGCATTTTTTTGCCTCTATTACCTACTACTCCATTTTTACTACTCGCAGCAGGCTGCTATGCAAAAGGCTCAGATAAATTTCATCAGTGGCTGATTAACCATCCCCAATTAGGCAATTATATTTGTTATTATCTTTCTGGTGAGGGCATGCCTGCCAAGGCCAAAACCTATACTTTATTATTACTTTGGCCTTGTATGCTATTTAGCTGTTGGCTAGTGAGCAGTTGGTTACTAAAAGGGGTATTACTAACTATCGCCTGTTGCGTCAGTTATTATATTGTCGTTAAAGTGCCTACGTTAAAAGCTAAACCCTTTTCAGCAGTGTCATCTCAACAAGCAGATTAA
- a CDS encoding DsbA family protein, whose protein sequence is MEVTYLFDPMCSWCWGFAPVIDKLSTMLEGRGQLCYRVGGLRAGQRQPLTPPLKQYILNHWQQVSEATGQPFNFAGALPEGFIYDTEPACRAVVVARQHFSDHLKALVEALQRSFYMDQLDITTPHGIKQAAIQAQLPVDTFMEAFFADEIKALTQQDFDLAYNLGIQGFPTLLYFDQQQWHVLVNGYMGWEQLQPLIEELLT, encoded by the coding sequence ATGGAAGTCACCTATCTATTTGACCCCATGTGCTCCTGGTGCTGGGGTTTTGCGCCAGTCATTGACAAACTGTCTACAATGCTTGAGGGAAGAGGGCAGCTATGCTATCGAGTAGGCGGGTTGCGAGCAGGGCAGCGTCAACCTCTTACACCACCTCTAAAGCAGTATATTCTCAATCACTGGCAGCAAGTGTCCGAGGCCACTGGTCAGCCATTTAACTTTGCAGGCGCACTCCCAGAGGGATTTATCTACGATACAGAGCCAGCCTGTAGAGCAGTGGTGGTAGCAAGGCAGCATTTTTCTGATCATCTGAAAGCGTTAGTCGAGGCGTTACAACGAAGTTTTTATATGGATCAGCTGGATATCACTACCCCTCATGGGATTAAGCAAGCAGCTATTCAAGCGCAGTTGCCTGTAGACACATTCATGGAGGCGTTTTTCGCTGATGAAATAAAAGCGTTAACTCAGCAGGATTTTGATTTGGCTTATAATTTAGGCATTCAGGGCTTTCCTACACTGCTTTACTTTGATCAGCAGCAATGGCATGTATTGGTGAATGGTTATATGGGGTGGGAGCAGCTACAGCCTTTAATTGAAGAATTATTAACCTAA
- a CDS encoding rhodanese-related sulfurtransferase → MSPFVIAALYKFTRLPEFEAMRQPLLDKMLAFDVKGTLLLAAEGINGTVAGSREGVDQLLSYLKSHEPLAGLTHKESYDNKQPFYRTKVKLKKEIVTMGVPGIDPNHVVGTYVKPAEWNQLISDPEVLLIDTRNDYEYQVGTFEGAVNPKTESFREFPDYVAQQLDPDKHKKVAMFCTGGIRCEKSTALLKEQGFEEVYHLEGGILKYLEEVPATETKWEGECFVFDNRVTVDHQLNKGSYDMCFGCRMPISDQDKQSEQYKEGVYCPHCFNSQDTKTRQRAESRQKQIELAKQRNQPHPVGLKMKS, encoded by the coding sequence ATGTCTCCGTTTGTTATTGCTGCCCTTTATAAATTTACTCGATTACCAGAATTTGAGGCAATGCGTCAGCCTTTATTGGATAAGATGCTTGCCTTTGATGTGAAAGGTACCTTGCTATTAGCTGCTGAAGGAATTAATGGTACGGTTGCAGGGAGTCGAGAAGGAGTTGATCAGTTATTAAGTTACTTAAAGTCCCATGAACCATTGGCAGGTTTAACCCATAAAGAGTCCTACGATAACAAGCAGCCTTTTTATCGCACCAAAGTCAAACTGAAAAAAGAGATTGTGACTATGGGTGTGCCTGGTATTGATCCTAACCATGTAGTGGGCACTTATGTGAAGCCAGCGGAGTGGAACCAGCTGATCAGTGACCCTGAAGTGCTTTTGATTGATACCCGCAATGATTATGAATATCAGGTAGGGACTTTTGAAGGGGCAGTTAACCCAAAAACTGAAAGTTTTCGGGAGTTTCCTGACTATGTGGCGCAGCAGCTTGATCCAGACAAACATAAGAAAGTAGCTATGTTCTGCACGGGTGGTATCCGCTGTGAAAAGTCTACCGCGCTATTAAAAGAACAGGGTTTTGAAGAAGTGTACCATCTGGAAGGTGGCATTTTAAAATACCTGGAAGAAGTGCCTGCTACAGAAACTAAATGGGAAGGTGAGTGCTTTGTGTTTGATAACCGAGTAACGGTGGATCATCAGTTAAATAAAGGCAGCTATGATATGTGCTTTGGCTGTCGGATGCCGATTTCTGACCAAGATAAACAGTCTGAGCAGTATAAAGAAGGCGTGTATTGCCCTCACTGCTTTAACTCTCAGGATACTAAAACTCGGCAACGAGCAGAGTCTCGACAAAAACAAATTGAACTAGCCAAGCAGCGAAACCAGCCTCACCCAGTGGGCTTAAAAATGAAAAGTTAG
- a CDS encoding BolA family protein: MSVQTEIEQKLTKALKPAYLAVTNESHMHNVPPGSESHFKVVVVSADFSGKMPVKRHQLIYCLLAEEVQHKIHALALHTYTPDEWKKQAESAPDSPNCANKR, encoded by the coding sequence ATGAGTGTACAAACTGAAATTGAACAAAAATTGACTAAAGCTTTAAAGCCTGCCTACTTAGCTGTTACCAATGAGAGCCATATGCACAATGTGCCTCCAGGCTCAGAATCACACTTTAAAGTCGTGGTTGTATCTGCTGATTTCTCAGGAAAAATGCCTGTAAAAAGACATCAGTTGATTTATTGCTTATTAGCAGAAGAAGTGCAACATAAGATTCATGCATTAGCATTGCATACTTATACGCCAGATGAATGGAAAAAGCAGGCTGAGTCAGCACCTGACTCTCCTAATTGTGCGAATAAAAGATAA
- the ccoM gene encoding cytochrome c oxidase subunit CcoM: MYFDETILASLITIGLIIGFFVGVGLLIRKDINNHR, encoded by the coding sequence ATGTATTTCGATGAAACAATTTTAGCTTCGCTGATTACAATTGGTTTGATTATTGGTTTTTTTGTTGGTGTGGGCCTGCTAATTCGTAAGGATATTAACAATCACCGTTAA
- a CDS encoding YebG family protein: protein MAVIPMWKCDRDGSMFSDKKAAEEHDKMLELAANITMLLEQTFDNIDDKIAEDIGLLFAKHKETLAKAIKGKPELVLEIGKESAAEQPAEENTNE, encoded by the coding sequence ATGGCCGTTATACCCATGTGGAAATGCGATAGGGACGGTAGTATGTTCTCAGATAAAAAAGCCGCCGAAGAACACGATAAAATGCTTGAGCTAGCTGCAAATATCACCATGTTGCTAGAGCAAACCTTTGATAATATCGATGACAAAATCGCTGAAGATATTGGCTTATTATTCGCCAAACATAAAGAAACCTTGGCAAAAGCTATTAAAGGAAAGCCTGAATTAGTATTAGAGATTGGTAAAGAGTCTGCTGCTGAACAGCCTGCAGAAGAAAATACTAACGAGTAA
- the rapA gene encoding RNA polymerase-associated protein RapA, producing MTTFVPGQRWISDTETELGLGTVLSLDQRMVTLLFPSNGQTRLYAVKNSPLTRIRFVAGDTIESHEGWSIVVTDAVEEDGLITYQGKLPNGESTELPESCLGNFIQFQKPKERLLAGQVDQNNHFSLRYKTWEQARNLYQSPLLGLCGARTSLIPHQLHIADEVGKRQAPRVLLADEVGLGKTIEAGLIMYQQLLSGRAQRVLIVVPESLLHQWLVEMLRRFNLHFSLFDRERLVHAKAADTGNPFESEQLVLISLNELTHAQHLDDALAAEWDLLVVDEAHHLSWTPEVASDEYSAIEQLAEKTAGVLLLTATPEQCGHSSHFAHLRLLDPDKFHSLADFESQSQQYQAVAEMAEELIDSQVLSEPTIGRLTSYLGDEANQLATIINSDQADDIKQQAKQQLLSHLLDRHGTSRVLYRNTRSAVSGFPGRVMQAYPQALPELYQLALENGGNPYAGLFPERTYEKEILVEDKDPWWRFDPRVDWLINLLKLLKSQKVLIICAHAETCMELDEALRVRSGIASSIFHEGMSIIERDRAAAYFADEEYGCQTLICSEIGSEGRNFQFAHHLVLFDLPVLPDLLEQRIGRLDRIGQTETIKVHVPYFENSSQAVLFQWYHHSLNAFEQICTTGDSVYQQLKPSLEALLTTAINEQQDIDAFIEEAKTLNQQLRSNLQAGRDRLLELHSQGLNDTSELIDAIQSANETKPLKKYLEALFDCFGIDSEDHSEHAIIARPGEQMLLPSFPGLPEDGTTMTFSREQALSREDMQFLTWEHPLVRYGMEQMLDTELGNTAVALLKNKALKPGTMLVEAIFIVEAPVQQQPQLKRLMVPASIRTLIDPQGNNLADKVAFETLDAQLHPIKKKTARKLIKAQSEPISETLKIAEEKANEQVTTIVQTATEQLLAKLGEEINRLEALQKVNPNIREAEIEQWRTLAAQGVTALQQANLRLDSIRIMFAG from the coding sequence ATGACGACATTTGTTCCAGGACAACGTTGGATTAGTGATACAGAAACAGAGCTAGGCCTAGGCACTGTTTTATCCTTGGATCAACGAATGGTCACATTACTGTTTCCCTCTAATGGGCAAACTCGACTTTATGCAGTAAAAAACTCTCCGCTTACCCGCATTCGCTTTGTTGCTGGCGATACTATCGAAAGCCACGAAGGCTGGAGCATAGTAGTCACCGATGCAGTAGAAGAAGATGGGCTTATTACTTACCAGGGCAAGCTACCGAATGGAGAGTCGACAGAACTTCCTGAGTCCTGCCTGGGCAACTTTATTCAATTTCAAAAGCCAAAAGAGCGCTTGCTAGCAGGCCAGGTTGACCAAAATAATCACTTTAGCCTGCGTTATAAAACCTGGGAACAAGCCAGAAACCTCTACCAATCGCCTTTATTAGGCTTATGTGGTGCTCGTACCAGCCTAATCCCCCACCAGCTACATATTGCTGATGAAGTGGGTAAGCGCCAGGCACCTCGCGTTTTATTAGCAGATGAAGTAGGACTAGGTAAAACCATTGAGGCAGGCCTGATCATGTATCAGCAGTTACTCAGCGGTCGTGCCCAACGGGTACTGATTGTGGTTCCTGAAAGTCTGTTACATCAATGGCTGGTAGAAATGCTAAGGCGCTTTAACCTGCACTTTAGTTTGTTTGATCGCGAACGGTTAGTACACGCAAAAGCCGCAGATACTGGCAACCCCTTTGAAAGTGAGCAACTGGTACTCATTAGCCTAAATGAGTTGACACATGCTCAGCACCTTGACGATGCGCTGGCCGCTGAGTGGGACTTATTAGTGGTAGATGAAGCTCACCACCTAAGCTGGACACCTGAAGTAGCAAGCGATGAATATTCTGCTATTGAGCAGCTGGCAGAAAAAACGGCAGGTGTTTTATTACTGACAGCCACCCCAGAACAGTGCGGACACAGCAGCCACTTTGCCCATTTACGATTGCTGGACCCAGATAAATTTCACTCCCTAGCAGACTTTGAAAGCCAGTCACAACAATATCAAGCTGTGGCTGAAATGGCGGAAGAGCTAATTGATAGTCAGGTTTTATCAGAACCCACAATCGGTCGACTGACTAGCTATTTAGGAGACGAAGCCAACCAGCTAGCCACTATTATCAATAGTGATCAAGCAGATGACATCAAGCAGCAAGCTAAACAACAACTGTTATCTCATTTACTAGATCGTCACGGCACCAGTCGGGTACTTTATCGAAATACGCGGTCAGCGGTTTCTGGCTTTCCTGGCCGTGTAATGCAAGCTTATCCTCAAGCCTTACCCGAGCTTTACCAGCTTGCTCTAGAAAATGGTGGTAACCCTTATGCAGGTTTATTTCCTGAACGCACTTATGAAAAAGAAATTCTGGTTGAAGATAAAGACCCATGGTGGCGCTTTGACCCCAGAGTAGACTGGCTCATCAACCTATTAAAGCTACTTAAAAGCCAGAAAGTATTAATTATTTGTGCCCATGCCGAAACCTGTATGGAGCTAGACGAAGCATTACGAGTTCGCTCTGGTATTGCCAGCTCTATTTTTCATGAAGGCATGAGCATCATTGAGCGAGATCGTGCTGCTGCTTATTTTGCTGATGAAGAATATGGTTGCCAAACTTTAATTTGCTCCGAAATTGGCAGTGAAGGTCGTAATTTTCAGTTTGCCCATCACTTAGTATTGTTTGACTTACCTGTACTGCCTGATTTACTTGAGCAACGAATCGGTCGCCTGGATCGGATTGGCCAGACTGAAACGATTAAAGTACATGTGCCGTATTTTGAAAACTCATCACAAGCCGTTTTATTTCAGTGGTATCACCATAGCCTTAACGCGTTTGAGCAAATTTGTACCACTGGTGATAGTGTTTACCAGCAATTAAAACCTTCTCTAGAAGCCTTATTAACTACAGCAATTAATGAACAACAGGACATTGATGCTTTTATTGAGGAAGCTAAAACGCTCAATCAACAGCTGCGATCTAACCTGCAAGCCGGGCGTGACCGCTTGCTGGAGTTACACTCACAAGGCCTTAACGACACCAGCGAATTAATTGATGCTATTCAGTCTGCCAACGAAACCAAACCTTTGAAAAAGTATTTAGAGGCTTTATTCGACTGTTTTGGCATTGACTCTGAAGACCATTCAGAGCATGCCATTATTGCTCGTCCCGGAGAGCAAATGTTATTACCTAGTTTTCCAGGGTTGCCAGAAGATGGAACCACTATGACTTTTTCTCGTGAGCAGGCATTAAGTCGCGAGGATATGCAGTTTTTAACCTGGGAACATCCTCTAGTTCGTTATGGCATGGAACAAATGCTGGATACTGAATTAGGTAATACGGCGGTTGCTTTATTAAAAAATAAAGCATTAAAACCAGGCACTATGTTAGTAGAAGCTATTTTTATCGTTGAAGCCCCTGTTCAACAGCAACCTCAACTAAAGCGGCTAATGGTACCTGCTAGTATCCGTACGTTAATTGATCCTCAAGGTAATAACCTGGCAGATAAAGTCGCCTTTGAAACCCTGGATGCTCAATTACACCCCATCAAGAAAAAAACTGCCAGAAAACTGATCAAGGCACAATCAGAGCCTATTTCTGAAACCTTAAAAATTGCTGAAGAAAAAGCCAATGAACAGGTGACAACCATCGTACAAACAGCTACTGAGCAATTACTGGCTAAATTAGGAGAGGAAATAAATCGACTGGAAGCGCTACAAAAAGTCAATCCGAATATTCGTGAGGCAGAAATTGAGCAGTGGCGTACTTTAGCAGCTCAAGGGGTAACAGCGTTGCAGCAAGCTAACTTAAGGTTAGACAGCATTCGTATTATGTTTGCTGGTTAA